The Deltaproteobacteria bacterium DNA window CTCAGCAAGGGACTCATTCGTGATTTGGTGATCTGGTGAATGAATTACAGGAGCAAGTTCAACATTTGCCGCATAATCACAGGATGTGCAGCATGCTATCCGGTCTTCTCCCGAATCCGCCATGACCATGAATTCATGGGAGGCGTGCCCCCCGATGCTGCCGGTATCTGCCTCAACAGGCCTGAAATCAAGGCCGCAGCGCTCGAATATCCGGCAATAGACCCTGTACATAACCTGGTAGGTCTCCTCGAGGGCCTCGGCATCCACGTCAAAGCTGTAGGCGTCTTTCATAATGAACTCCCTGCCCCGCATGAGCCCGAAGCGGGGCCGGATCTCATCACGAAATTTTGTCTGGATCTGATACAGATTCAGCGGAAGATCCCGGTACGATCTGATCTCCTTTCGCACGATATCCGTGATTACCTCTTCATGGGTAGGACCGAGGCAACTGGCCCTGCCGTGCCTGTCTTCAAAACGCAGGAGTTCCTTTCCGTAGCGCTCCCACCTGCCGCTTTCCCGCCAGAGCTCTGAAGGCTGGACCATGGGCAGGAGTACTTCCTGGGCACCGGCACGGTTCATCTCCTCCCTGATTATCTTTTCTACCTTGCGAAGGGATCTCAGGCCCATGGGCAGATACGAATAGAGGCCGGAGGCCAGCTTCCGGATCATTCCGGCCCTCAGCATCAATTTGTGGGATATAACCTCTGCCTCTGCAGGAACCTCCTTTAAGGTAGGTAAAAAAAACCTGGAGTATCTCATTATCCTTTGCCCTAATTTTCGTAAATATCCGGTGAACCCGTTATATCCTGCCTTGAAGCGGTTACCTTTTTCCGGGTTTCAAAGCTCACTCATCGCAGACCGGAGAGGCAGTGCAATCCGGCCCGCGGTTGAAACCCTGCAAAAGGCAAACCGCTCCTGCGGCAGGGCACGGACGGCAACCTTCCGCAGTGGACCACGGGTTCACCGGATATTTACTGATTTTCCCTATCTTCGACCTTACGTCTTTCGATCTCCGCCAACTGTTCTACCTCTTCCCAAAACGTTTCCAGCAGTTCCTGCTCAGGTACCTTTTTCAAGAGGCGATCTCCTTTAAAGATAAGGCCGACGCCCTTTCCGCCGGCAAGGCCGATATCTGCTTCCCTGGCTTCTCCGGGTCCGTTTACTATGCATCCCATTACAGCCAGCTTCAATGGATACGGAATCCGTTGCGCCCTGCGTTCTACCTCGGAAGCCAGAGAAAAGAGGTCTATTTCACATCGCCCGCACGTGGGACATGAAATTATTTCCGGACCACGCTGTCTTATTCTCAGTGCCCGAAGGATCTCGTATGCGACCCGGACCTCTTCTGCAGGATCTCTGGTCAGCGAAACCCTCATAGTATCGCCTATACCATCCATGAGAAGGGCTGCAAGGGCGATACTGCTCTTGACGGTTCCGGGGATAAGCCCTCCTGCTTCGGTTACACCAAGATGCAGAGGAAAATCCGTCTCCCGGGACAAACGACGGTAAGCATCCACTGTATCAAGGACGTCCGAAGATTTTATGGAGATCTTGATGGACTCGCAGCCCATATCAACTATAAGGCCGATATTTCTGAGCGCGCTTTCCACCAGGGCTTCAGGTATTGGGCCGCCGAATTTTTTCCTGATGTCCTTTTCAAGGGAACCCGCATTGACCCCCACCCTCATGGATATCCCGTATTCTTTGACCTTTTCTACTACTCGTGCCAGCCTCTTCCAGCTTCCGATATTTCCGGGATTAATCCTTATGCAGTCGGCACCGGCTTCGATCGAGGCCACAGCCAGACGCCAATCAAAGTGTATATCTGCAATAACGGGTATGGAAATTGATTTTTTAATCTTAGAAATTGCCTGAGCAGCAGCAATATCAGGCACTGCCACCCTTATAATCTCGCACCCGACTTCCTGCAGGCGGTGAATCTGTGCGACAGTGCCGGTGACATCCCTTGTATCCGTGTTGCTCATAGACTGAACCGCAATGGGATAATCGCCGCCGATGGCCACATCCCCGACATGAATGACGCGGGTAGCTCTGCGCGCCCGGACTATGTTAGAAAGATTAGATTTCATAATAATTTATAATAAATCAGAGTCGGAGATTGGGCAATGCAGAGGCCATAAAGCCGCATCAAGTACCCATTATAGTGGCTGATTAATTCAGGGTCTGAGAGATTAGAAAAAATAAATCAATAAGTAGTTTAAATCCCTGGATATTATCTTCCGCTTTCTGCTGAACCCGTTGAAGTTTACCGATAAGGGTATTTACATCAATAAGATTTTTTGATTATATAAAAAAATGGAAAAAATCAAAAAACGCCTGCTCGTTATCGAAGATGACCAGAAAATCCTTAGCGTACTAAAGGATTATCTGACTTATTTTGGCTATGATGTTGTTACAGCTAGTGACGGGCTGCAGGGCTTGGAGGAGATCAAGAAAGACTATGACCTCGTAATAACTGACATAAGCATGCCTTATGTGAGCGGCATAGGGATCATCTCCGTTTTCAAACAAAATCATCCTGACACGCCTATAATTGCCATTACCGGTTACGGATACCACCCTGAAAAACTACCTCATGGGAAGAAGGCCGACCACGTTATTCACAAGCCTTTTAAAATGCAAGAGCTGAGAGAAACGATAGAAAATTTAATCTGAGATTGCTGTTTATGCTATCCGTCCTGTTTTTGCGGTGTAATCTTTTTCGAGATAACAACCACTTTTTCACCGACACCGGCATCAAGCACTTCTGCTGCACTTCCCTGATTTACGGCCACTTCCAGAAAACCGGAACTGCCGATAAGGGCCAGGGGCTTACCTTTGGCCACATCCGAGTAAGTGCTGAGTAAGGGTAATTCCATCCCCTTGATATTGACCTCGAACATTTTGCCAACAGGTCCCCTTTGCTGGATGAGGTCAGCGGGTATGTTGAGAATCAGGCTTCCAAAGCCGTCCATGTATATTACTTCGCCCCCAATGTATTGTTCCCTGATAACTGGTTCGGGCCATGGCAGCCGAACAGGATCCGGACAGAGAGGGCCAAAGGAGTGCGGTTCTGCTCCAAGGCTCAGATGAGCTGCAACAGGGGCAAATATATCCCTTCCGTGGAATGTATTGCTTACCGGATGCCTGAAATAGCGACTGTTCTTTATGCTGAAGCATGTCACTTGTTCGGAATATCTGAACACCATGGTCAAGAGACCGTTGTCCGGCGCCAGAAAGATGTAACGCTTCGTAACGGCCAGAAGACCAGCTCTTGGGGATCCGACACCGGGGTCAACTATAGCAAGAAAGCAGGTTCCGGGCGGGAATTCCCTGAAAGCAGATCCCAGCATAAAGGCCCCGCCCATGATATCCTGAGAGGTAACTTGGTGACTGATGTCCACGATATGCAGGGCTGGATTGATGCCAAGCATGACTGCCTTGACTATCCCCACATAGGGGTCCTTTAACCCGAAATCACTCAGAAATGCCAGGATCATCAATGGACCTGCAAAAGCAGGCTGATATGACATGCAAATGGTCGGGGCGAGAGGATTCGAACCTCCGACCCCCTGAACCCCATTCAGGTGCGCTCCCAGACTGCGCCACGCCCCGACATACGACTGTCAATAAACTCAAGCATACTTCAGCTTGGCCCCGATACCATTTTTTTGAATATACGTCAATGATTCTGAAGCCCGCTGTATTAAGCTGAGACCGATTATATTTCAGGGCTTTTGCAGTGTAAATAATATTTCGCGGACACCGGAAACCCGGTTTTTTTTCTTTATGACTATTGAGTTAGCTCCGCTTCGATATATAGTCTTTGATTATTGGGTAATCATCCCTTGTCCCTCCAATGCTTTCATCCCTTGTTTTCTGAGACTTTTGCAGCATGGGACCCTCCCTGTTCTCCTCCGCTTCGCTCCGGAGCCAGGGTTTCCCATACTGCAAAAGCCGAGAAAACTACGGGACTTCCGCAAGTCGCTCCAAGGGATGATTACCCAATAATCCGTTACAATTAGCATATGATGCGGAGCTAACTCAATAGTCATATTTTTCTTTTTAGCGCTGTCCTGATCGCGATAAATATGATAATTTTGTAAATATTCTTATGAACCCGTTATATCCTGCCTTGGAGCGGTTACCTTTTTCCGGGTTTCAAAGCTCACTCATCGCAGACCGGAGAGGCAGTGCAATCCGGCCCGCGATCGAAACCCTGCAAAAGGCAAACCGCTCCAAGGCAGGGCGCGGACGGCAACCGTTCACGGGAGGGGGGATATTTCTTTGAACAGTTTAACCCGAATTATGCAGCAGCCAAGTTTGCCAAAGATGCGAGGCGGAAGGCACGCAGACGTACTTTTGTACTTCAAGTGCCTGACAACAAAGCAGATTTGGTAAAATTGGCTGCCCCTTGTGGCTTCAAATACCGAACAATTTTTAACTCCGGTGGAATGCACCTTTTGGGTGAACATTCCAAACTGGACAATACACCATAACTTACTGATTTTTCTATTTGTTCCTTATTGTTCGGTGTTTGAAGTGCATAATTTGGGTTTAACGGAAGCCCCCGTAGTTTTCTCGGCTTTTGCTGTGGGGGAAACTGCATCGCCTTAAGCGCAGCGTAAGGCGAATGCAGAGGGGGCAGGACATCCCCCATGTCAAAAGCCTTAAGAAAACAAGGGGCTGAAGTGTGAAGTGAAAAGAAATATCCCCTTCCAGTGAACGGTTGCTGGGACCACGGGTTCACCGGATATTTACAAAATTGTTGTAGCATGCCTTGCAAATGCGAACTTGATATAATTTTTTTTGCAGACTCGCGTCAGCCTGTTTCGATTCCCGGCTGGAAAGAGCTTATATTCCAAGTCGCTGAGAACTCTGGGTCAATATTATGAACGATAAAGAAAACACAGACAGTCCGGAAAACCAGCATGAACAAGGTAGTCTTTCGAGCCGGTTCCGCCGGGCTTGTGGATCACTGGCAGCCTGGATATGGTCAGGGCCTGAACCTGACGGGCAAAGATGGCTGAAGTCACTGAAGATAGCCATGCGGATTCATCTTATAGTATTCCAGGAATTCCAGCGTGACCTCATAACCCTCAGGGCCAGTGCCCTGACCTATACGGTGGTCCTGTCTCTGGTCCCCATGCTCGCTTTGGGTACCGCTGTCTTAAAGGGCCTGGGCGCCGGAGGCCAGATGCGTGAGGCCGCTTATAAGTTTATTGACCAGCTTGAGCTGACCGTAACCCCTGCCGAAGAAAGTGGGGAACAAATCACATCGACTGCCGGCCCTGCTCCTGCCCAACAGACTGATAAGGAAAGATCAGCAGCGGCAGAACCGGTCCCAAAGGACCTTGCTGTCCACCTCCGGAGGGCAGTGGACCAGGTCTTTGATTATGTGGATCGCACCAACTTCGCCACATTGGGTGCCTTTGGGATTCTGGGGCTTGTAATTGCAGCAATTTTCGTCATGAGCAGCATCGAGCAGGCCATGAATGTCATCTGGCAGGCAGAGAGCAGCCGGCCAATCGGCCGGAAGATAATGGACTATTTGGCCCTTATGATCCTGTTGCCTGTAAGCATAAATACGGTCATGGCCACAATGGCGACTCTTCATAGCCATGCCCTTCTGATCAGGCTTCAGGGCGTGATGCCGGCAACATGGCTGGGGCCTTTCCTCCTTAACATGGTACCGATAGTCCTGTTGGTAGCCACTTTTACTATATTGTACAGATTTCTTCCGAATGCCAAGGTAAAGATTTTCCCGGCCCTGGCAGGCGGAGTCTGCGGCGGGCTGGGCTGGCTCCTGATACAGGTCATCTACATAAAGCTTCAGATAGGTGTGGCTCGTTATAACGCCATCTACGGCTCCTTTGCCACCTTGCCGCTCTTCCTGGTCTGGATGCAGATGGGCTGGGTGGTCTTTCTGGCAGGTGCGGAAATGGCCTTTGCAGTTCAGGTATGGCGTAGTTATCCCCGCAAAGGCGCCATACCGGATCCGAGCACCCGGCTGGCCCTTGCCTTTGACATCATGGAGACAACCCTGGCGGACTTCAGCGAAAGGAGGGTTACAGATCTGACCGGCCTTGCTCGGCGTCTCAGGCAACCGGATGCCTGTGTTGCAGGCGTGATTGAAACTCTCTTAAGTAAAGGTCTGTTAAGGGAAGTTGATGGGGAAAAAGATCGATTCGTGCCAGCAGCACCGGCTGAAGAAATCAATCCTGCGGAAATTATCGATCTGATATGCGGCACGGAAGTACCGTCTTCTCCAGGAGGCCGCATGGCTGAGGAGTGCCTGAAAGCGGCAAGGTCCTTTCTGGCCGGGAAAAAAATGATATACAGAAAACGATGACCAGATCCGTATTGTTCGACATGGACGGGGTAATACTTGACAGCATGTCATATCATGTAAGGGCCTGGCAGGAGGCCCTGTCCGAGCACGGGTTTTCAGTATCTACTGAGCTACTTTATCTCCACGAGGGCGCAATTGAGCCGGATACGGCCGCGGCGATCTTTAATGACAGCGGGCGTTCTGTAGACGCCGACATGTTCCGTGATATACTGGATCGCCAGATGCAGATATTCGCTGCCAGTTACCAGTCTATGGTCAAGCCGTTTCCTGAGGTGCCGCAGATGCTGGAGCGGCTCCGCAAAGCAGGGTGGCAACTTGCCCTGGTTACAAGTTCTCATGCGGAAATCCTCAATAAGGTCCTGCCATCCGAGATCAGGAGTTGTATGGACCATATTGTCACCGGAGATCAGGTTAACAAGAGAAAACCATTCCCGGATCCATTTCTGACCGCCCTTTCAGCTCTTGGGCAGGGGCCGGAGGCATGCTTTGCGGTGGAAAACTCCCCTGCCGGTATTATGGCCGCCAAGGCCGCGGGCCTTCACTGTGTTGCACTCACCACAACCCTTTCTGAAGAGCACCTGTCTGGTGCGGACATAGTGCTTAACTCTCATGCCGAGCTTATTGATTATATCAATAGGGTGGAATAGGATCTTGGATTTACGGCGTTCTCTTGCCCGAGTATTTGGTGGCTATGAACGAACATGATAAAGCCGGCGCCGGGCCTCCGGGCCTGTGTGATTATTCGGCCTTAGCGGAAAAATATCTGCACAGACCTGTGTCAGAGGCCCAGGCAGAAATATGGTCGCTGGTGCTCACTGCCCGTGATGTCCCTCACAAGATCCTTCAATCACTACAGGGGTACAGGATAGCAGTCCCTCCGGATCATGTAAATCTGGCTGTTGTAGAGCTTGAGGAATATGAAAGCGAGAACCGGGAATGGCCTTTGGCGCTTGAAGTTACTCCATGGTATCCGAATGCACGATCCACCTTTTGGATCATACTTATACTGACTGCCGTTTTCAGCGCTTCTTTTTCAGATGACTGGAGAGGGCGATTGATTGCAATTGGCAGCGGCAACGTGGACAGCATCCTTCATGACGGCCAGTGGTGGCGCCTGGTTACTGCCCTGACATTGCATGCAGACCCTCCTCATCTGCTTGGAAACATGATGATTGGGGGTTTAATGATGGTCTGCCTCTGCAGCCTTCTGGGTACCGGCCTGGGGTGGGGGATCGCCCTCCTGTCAGGTGTATCCGGCAACTTGATTAACGCCCTGGTTCACGGGGAGGCCCACAATTCAATCGGGTCTTCTACAGCCATTTTCGGTGCATTGGGTGCGATAATGGCGCTTCAGACACTCGGCGCACGGCGCCTTTCTCTCAGAAATAGCATAATTCCAATCGGGGCCGGCCTTGCACTTCTGGGGTTTCTGGACACCCATGGCAAGCACACGGATCTCGGGGCACACCTCTTCGGCTTCATATCAGGCATGATCCTGGGGCTGTCCGCAGGACAGCTATTGAAGGCCTCGGCCCTTCCCTGTCTCAGAACCGATCATGCTATAGGAATGATCACGTGCCTTGTGCCGATCCTGGCATGGCTGATAGCATTCCGATATTAAACCCGGATAGCGAAAAAAATGTAAATATTCGGTTTCGGCCGGTGGACATTTTCAACTATTTCAATCCATGTTTGAGGTAGGATTAAGGCTGGTGTATGATGGCCCGAAAATTAGGACAAAGGACTGAGCAATGGACTACAAAAAGACACTAAGCCTTCCCAGGACACGCTTTCCGATGAAGGCAAATCTCGCCCAGCGGGAGCCTGAAATACTCAGGCGCTGGAAGGCCATGGACCTTTACGGACAAATGAGAGACCAGGGAAAGGGGCGTCCCCTTTTCATACTTCATGACGGTCCTCCATATGCAAATGGCCGCATACACCTGGGACATGCGATCAACAAGGTCCTGAAGGACATAATTGTAAAATCTTACCATATGATGGGATTTGACACCCCGTATGTACCGGGTTGGGACTGCCACGGGCTGCCCATTGAGCACAACGTTGAGAAAGACTTGGGATCCAAGAGGTTCGAGATGAGCAAGCTGGCCGTGCGCAAGGCGTGCCGGAAATATGCGGAAAGATTCGTACGCATACAGAAAGAAGAATTCTCAAGGCTGGGAGTATTGGGGGACTGGGACAACCCATATCTCACAATGTCCCATGATTACGAGGCCTCCATCTGCAGAGAATTCTGCCGCATATTTATGGATGGCCGCATATTCAAGAGTAAAAAACCGGTCTATTGGTGTCCTGGCTGTATGACTGCCCTGGCAGAGGCTGAGGTAGAATACGCCCCCCACAGGTCTCCTTCCATTACGGTAAGATTTGCAGCCGGGGATAGCCTCAATCAGTGGCTTAAGGAGCGTTTTGGAATGCTCGCTGGTCCTGCCTTTGCACTCATCTGGACCACTACTCCCTGGACCCTGCCTGCCAACATGGCAGTGGCACTGCACCCTGACTATGACTACGTGGTGGCTGAAGTCCGGGTTGGGGGAAAAAAAGAAGTCTGGATACTGGCTGAGGGAAGGCTGCTTTCCACCCTGCTTGCCGCCGGTCTTGAGCAGAAAGATGCCAGGGTCCTTGGTACATTCAGGGGCGGGGACATCGAAGGAATGCATGTGAAGCACCCATTCCTGGAAAAAGAAGGTCTCCTTATTGTCGCCACGTATGTTACGCTGGATACGGGCACAGGTTGTGTTCATACAGCCCCGGGCCACGGAGCGGATGACTATGAAAGCGGTATCAGATATGGTCTTGATATCTATTCCCCTGTAGACGACCACGGCAGGTTTACATCAGAGGTAAAGGAATTCGAAGGGGAAGACATATTTAATGCAAATGACAGGATCGTCGAAATGTTGAGGGATAAGGGCAGCCTTGTGGCTCATGAGACCATTGAGCACAGTTATCCTCACTGCTGGCGCTGCAAAAAGCCTGTAATTTTCCGGGCGACTGCCCAATGGTTTATCTCCATGGATGCAGGGGCGCTGCGTGAAGAGGCCTTGCGCGCCATAGAGACGGTCAGATGGATACCGGATTGGGGAAAAGAGCGTATCTACGGAATGGTGGAGACCAGGCCTGATTGGTGCATTTCCAGACAGAGGGCCTGGGGCGTCCCTATAACGGTCATTATCTGTGAAGATTGCGAAGGACCTGTAATGGATCAGGCAATAGCGGACCGCATAGTAGAAATCTTTGAAAAAGAAGGCTCTGATACATGGTTCGCAAGGCAGGCAGAGGAATTCCTCCCTCCCGGAGCTGCTTGTCCTAAGTGCGGCGGCACGAGAGTCCGCAAGGAGACCGATATACTGGATGTCTGGTTCGATTCAGGAGTGAGCCATGCAGCGGTCCTGGAGACACGGAAAGGGCTTTCCTCTCCGGCCGCCCTTTATCTGGAAGGAAGTGACCAGCACAGGGGATGGTTCCAGAGCTCACTTCTCACCAGCGTGGCGACCAGGCACCAGGCACCTTATAAGGCAGTGCTTACCCATGGTTTTGTTGTGGACGGAGAGGGGAAGAAGATGTCCAAGTCAGTGGGGAATGTCATCCCGCCGGCTGATGTCATCAAGAAATACGGAGCAGAGGTGCTGAGGCTCTGGGTCTCGGCAGAGGACTATCGGGATGACATAAAGATCTCTAACGAGATACTTCAGCGCCTGACTGAAGCGTATAGGAAGATCCGTAATACCATTCGTTACCTTCTCAGCAACCTGTCTGACTTCGACCCGGAAAAACATTCTTTGGATTTTGACCGGATGGAGGTCCTTGATCGCTGGGCACTGGTGAGACTTGGAGAAATCACTACAAGGGTCAGACATGCATACAAGGAGTTTAAGTTTCACGTCGTGTTCCGCCAGATACAACAGTTCTGTACAGTTGACCTGAGCGCCCTCTACCTGGATATCTTAAAAGACAGGCTCTATTGTGAATATCCGGAGGGCCGTATTCGTCGCTCCGCGCAGACAGCCATCTATCGTATTGTCCATGATGTATTGCTTCTCATGGCCCCGGTACTTTCATTTACCGCCGAGGAGGCCTGGGGCCACCTGCCCGGCGCCAGGACCGAGAGCGTTTTTCTGGCGGATTTACCCGATCCCCCGCCCGTATCCATTGATAAATCGTTTTATGCTGAATGGGAACTCCTATGGCGAATCCGGGGAGAAGTTACAAAGGCACTGGAGCTTGCCAGGAAGGAAAAACGGATAGGCCTTGCCCTGGATGCCAAGGTCCTGATAAAGCCTCCGGAAGATATGGCGGATTTTCTGGAGGGGCGCAGGGAACTATTAAGGACTATCACCATTGTCTCTCAGCTTGACTTGATGAGCGTGGAACCCGACCCGGGAGATAGCGCCGTATGGCAAAGCGATGAGATTGAAGGGCTTGCTGTCAAGGTTATCCGGGCATCGGGTGAAAAGTGTGCCAGGTGTTGGACCTGGAGTGAAGATGTGGGCAAAGATCCTTCATGGCCTGATGTGTGCGGCCGGTGTGCGGGAGTACTCAGGAATTTGATGATTCAGTGATTTGGTGCTTAAGTGATTAATTGGTCTTTCAGCGACTGGTGCCGTGACCGGTTCAAGCCCTATCTGCTTTCAGTGGCCCGTTTTTTGGGAGGGCTCGGCCTTTCTCCCAATATGGTCAGCATCATCGGGCTTATTGCCTATGGAGCAAGCGGCCTGGCACTCGGCATGGGGCATCCGGCGGTTGCCGGCTGGCTGCTTGCCGTATTCGGGCCCCTGGATGCTGTTGACGGAATGCTCGCCAGGGAGCAGGGACAAGTCAGCCCCTTTGGCGCCTTTCTTGACTCGACGGTGGACAGGTATGCCGAGTTCTTTCTCTTTTTGGGGCTGATGACCTATCTGATACTACACAGGCAGGGCGGGTTGCTCGAAGCGGCCCTTGTGCTTTCCGCAATGACCGGGTCTCTCCTTGTCAGCTATACCAGGGCCAGGGCAGAGGCCCTGGGTTTTAACTGTAAGGTGGGAGTCCTTACCAGGTTTGAACGTCTGTTCCTCCTTGCCGTGGGCCTTATCTTCGGCTGGATTTATCCAATTCTGGTAATTCTTGCGGTCTTTACCCATATAACCGCCCTTCAGCGTATTATTCACGTATACAAACAATCAAGTGATTAAATTACCAAATAAGGGTGCTCTTTACATAGTAGGCACTCCCATTGGAAATCTTAAAGACATAAGTATAAGGGCCAAAGAGGTCCTTGGCCAGGTATCTCTTGTTGCGGCAGAAGATACGAGGAGTACCAGAAAGCTGCTCACTCATCTGGGCATCAGGGTCGGCCTCCTGAGCTGCCATAAGCACAATGAAAGGACCAGCGCCAAAAAGGTCATTACCTTGCTTGAAAAAGGAAAGGATGTGGCTCTGGTATCAGAAGCCGGTACCCCTGCACTCTCAGACCCGGGCGCAGGC harbors:
- a CDS encoding 4-hydroxy-3-methylbut-2-en-1-yl diphosphate synthase, whose protein sequence is MKSNLSNIVRARRATRVIHVGDVAIGGDYPIAVQSMSNTDTRDVTGTVAQIHRLQEVGCEIIRVAVPDIAAAQAISKIKKSISIPVIADIHFDWRLAVASIEAGADCIRINPGNIGSWKRLARVVEKVKEYGISMRVGVNAGSLEKDIRKKFGGPIPEALVESALRNIGLIVDMGCESIKISIKSSDVLDTVDAYRRLSRETDFPLHLGVTEAGGLIPGTVKSSIALAALLMDGIGDTMRVSLTRDPAEEVRVAYEILRALRIRQRGPEIISCPTCGRCEIDLFSLASEVERRAQRIPYPLKLAVMGCIVNGPGEAREADIGLAGGKGVGLIFKGDRLLKKVPEQELLETFWEEVEQLAEIERRKVEDRENQ
- a CDS encoding response regulator, whose translation is MEKIKKRLLVIEDDQKILSVLKDYLTYFGYDVVTASDGLQGLEEIKKDYDLVITDISMPYVSGIGIISVFKQNHPDTPIIAITGYGYHPEKLPHGKKADHVIHKPFKMQELRETIENLI
- a CDS encoding YihY/virulence factor BrkB family protein, which gives rise to MNDKENTDSPENQHEQGSLSSRFRRACGSLAAWIWSGPEPDGQRWLKSLKIAMRIHLIVFQEFQRDLITLRASALTYTVVLSLVPMLALGTAVLKGLGAGGQMREAAYKFIDQLELTVTPAEESGEQITSTAGPAPAQQTDKERSAAAEPVPKDLAVHLRRAVDQVFDYVDRTNFATLGAFGILGLVIAAIFVMSSIEQAMNVIWQAESSRPIGRKIMDYLALMILLPVSINTVMATMATLHSHALLIRLQGVMPATWLGPFLLNMVPIVLLVATFTILYRFLPNAKVKIFPALAGGVCGGLGWLLIQVIYIKLQIGVARYNAIYGSFATLPLFLVWMQMGWVVFLAGAEMAFAVQVWRSYPRKGAIPDPSTRLALAFDIMETTLADFSERRVTDLTGLARRLRQPDACVAGVIETLLSKGLLREVDGEKDRFVPAAPAEEINPAEIIDLICGTEVPSSPGGRMAEECLKAARSFLAGKKMIYRKR
- a CDS encoding HAD family phosphatase, with the protein product MPESGKVLSGREKNDIQKTMTRSVLFDMDGVILDSMSYHVRAWQEALSEHGFSVSTELLYLHEGAIEPDTAAAIFNDSGRSVDADMFRDILDRQMQIFAASYQSMVKPFPEVPQMLERLRKAGWQLALVTSSHAEILNKVLPSEIRSCMDHIVTGDQVNKRKPFPDPFLTALSALGQGPEACFAVENSPAGIMAAKAAGLHCVALTTTLSEEHLSGADIVLNSHAELIDYINRVE
- a CDS encoding rhomboid family intramembrane serine protease — its product is MNEHDKAGAGPPGLCDYSALAEKYLHRPVSEAQAEIWSLVLTARDVPHKILQSLQGYRIAVPPDHVNLAVVELEEYESENREWPLALEVTPWYPNARSTFWIILILTAVFSASFSDDWRGRLIAIGSGNVDSILHDGQWWRLVTALTLHADPPHLLGNMMIGGLMMVCLCSLLGTGLGWGIALLSGVSGNLINALVHGEAHNSIGSSTAIFGALGAIMALQTLGARRLSLRNSIIPIGAGLALLGFLDTHGKHTDLGAHLFGFISGMILGLSAGQLLKASALPCLRTDHAIGMITCLVPILAWLIAFRY
- a CDS encoding isoleucine--tRNA ligase, whose product is MDYKKTLSLPRTRFPMKANLAQREPEILRRWKAMDLYGQMRDQGKGRPLFILHDGPPYANGRIHLGHAINKVLKDIIVKSYHMMGFDTPYVPGWDCHGLPIEHNVEKDLGSKRFEMSKLAVRKACRKYAERFVRIQKEEFSRLGVLGDWDNPYLTMSHDYEASICREFCRIFMDGRIFKSKKPVYWCPGCMTALAEAEVEYAPHRSPSITVRFAAGDSLNQWLKERFGMLAGPAFALIWTTTPWTLPANMAVALHPDYDYVVAEVRVGGKKEVWILAEGRLLSTLLAAGLEQKDARVLGTFRGGDIEGMHVKHPFLEKEGLLIVATYVTLDTGTGCVHTAPGHGADDYESGIRYGLDIYSPVDDHGRFTSEVKEFEGEDIFNANDRIVEMLRDKGSLVAHETIEHSYPHCWRCKKPVIFRATAQWFISMDAGALREEALRAIETVRWIPDWGKERIYGMVETRPDWCISRQRAWGVPITVIICEDCEGPVMDQAIADRIVEIFEKEGSDTWFARQAEEFLPPGAACPKCGGTRVRKETDILDVWFDSGVSHAAVLETRKGLSSPAALYLEGSDQHRGWFQSSLLTSVATRHQAPYKAVLTHGFVVDGEGKKMSKSVGNVIPPADVIKKYGAEVLRLWVSAEDYRDDIKISNEILQRLTEAYRKIRNTIRYLLSNLSDFDPEKHSLDFDRMEVLDRWALVRLGEITTRVRHAYKEFKFHVVFRQIQQFCTVDLSALYLDILKDRLYCEYPEGRIRRSAQTAIYRIVHDVLLLMAPVLSFTAEEAWGHLPGARTESVFLADLPDPPPVSIDKSFYAEWELLWRIRGEVTKALELARKEKRIGLALDAKVLIKPPEDMADFLEGRRELLRTITIVSQLDLMSVEPDPGDSAVWQSDEIEGLAVKVIRASGEKCARCWTWSEDVGKDPSWPDVCGRCAGVLRNLMIQ
- a CDS encoding CDP-alcohol phosphatidyltransferase family protein, translating into MINWSFSDWCRDRFKPYLLSVARFLGGLGLSPNMVSIIGLIAYGASGLALGMGHPAVAGWLLAVFGPLDAVDGMLAREQGQVSPFGAFLDSTVDRYAEFFLFLGLMTYLILHRQGGLLEAALVLSAMTGSLLVSYTRARAEALGFNCKVGVLTRFERLFLLAVGLIFGWIYPILVILAVFTHITALQRIIHVYKQSSD